TTCTTTACAGTTAAAAAGAATTATCTACTGCTTAATTTCCTTAGGGAAACTTAAAGATGCATCCGTAGTAATTAATATATCAATTCTTCTATTATAAGCTCTACCCTCAGGGGTGTCGTCTGTTGCAATAGGCCTACTTCCGCCAAAACCAGATACTTCAAACTTATTTTCAATGCTTTTAACATTAGATTGATCCAAATAGTTCAAAATATGTTCTAGCATATTAACAGATCTAGCAACCGAAAGATCCCAATTGCTTTTCCAAGGTCCATTTACATCAGTATCAATATTGTCTGTATGCCCTTCGATTTTAAAATTATAACCTCTAGAACTTAAAGCACCAATAAAAGATGCTATTTTTTGAATAGAATCTCTATTCTCTTCAAGCTTAACATCTGCACTAGCAGAATCAAAAAATGCATCTGCTGCAAGAGATATCACAATCCCTCTTTCTTCCTGTCTAACTATAATATTTTTAGACTGAATTTTTTCAATAAATTCAATCATAGATTTATTTTTAGCAGTTTGAGATGCTTGTTTATTGCGCACAGTAGAAGGCAAAGACATAAAACTATTGCTCAAATAAGATAGTTTACTAAAATCTAAAGTTTTACCACCTTTAAAAAATCCCGCACCTGTGAAAGAAGCAGACATTATCCTTATCACATTTTCTTGAAAAATAATATCATTTAATGAAAACATTGTAACAAAAAACACAAGCAGTAAAGTAACCATGTCTCCATAAGTCAACATATAATCTGGAGATCCTTCATCACATTTTGAAGGTTTTTTAATTCGCAAAGCCATTATTCACCCCCAATGCTACTACTAAGCTGACTTCGATCTTTGGGAGTTAAAAACGTCATTAATTTTTGCTCTAAAATTCTAGGATTATCTCCAGACTGAATTGATAAAACACCCTCAATTATCATTGTCTTTGCCGCAGCTTCCTCAGAATCAATTTTTTCTAACTTAAGTTGGACAGGAGTAAACATTAAATTTGCCATTATGGTTCCATAAAGAGTTGTAATAAGAGCAACAGCCATAGAAGAACCAAGCGCAGACTTATCTTCTAGATTTCCAAGAAGAGCTACAAGCCCAATAAGGGTGCCCGTCATTCCAAAAGCTGGAGCAAGCTTTGCCCAAGTTTTAAAAAGATCTGAACCAACCTTATGTCTTTCTTGCATTTGATCAAGCTCTAAATAAAGCATAGTTCTAATTACCTCAGGATCTGCACCATCAACAACAAGCCTCATTCCTGACTTAAAAAATGGGTCATTAATTTGCTCAAGTTCATCATCAAGAGATAAAAGACCTTCTTTTCTAGCCTTTTCTGAAAGCTCTACTAATATTTTTATAATAGAAATCTTAGCATATGAATTTCTTCTAAAGAAAAATCCCAAATACGTTGGAATTTTTTTTACAGCAACAACTTCTGAAGAAGCCATAAGAGCAGAAAAAGATCCAACAACAGTAATAAAAACAGAACTTAAATCCCAAAAAACACCAAGTCCTGTAGGAGTAAATGCCATAGAAATTAAAATAGCTCCAAATCCAACTCCCCACCCAATTATACTAGCTAAATTCATAATTCAACGCTCCCATTTCCTTCTCCTAAAATTTTTTCAAAAGAAGCAACTTCTTTTCTATATAACTTAATCCTATTGACCACCTCTTCAACTTTTTCTTTTACAATTAACTTCTTACCATTCATAAGAAGAATTGTAGTATCAGGATTAGCCTCAATACTTTCAATATGATAAGGATTTAAATAATATCCATCACCATTAAGCTTAGTTACAAAAATCATATGTTTAAAAACAATCTTAGATTAATTTTTCAATCTTACAAGTTCTTGCAATAATTGATCAGAAGTAGTAATAGTTTTAGCATTTGCCTGAAATCCTCTTTGGGTCACTATCATATCTGTAAACTGCTCTGCAAGATCAACATTAGCCATTTCTAAAACACCAGATCTAATATCACCAAGTCCAGCAAGTCCAGTTTCGCCTATTCTAACTTGACCTGAATTGCTTGTTTCTACAAAATTAGTATCTCCTGATTTTGCAAGTCCTCCGGGATTCATAAAAGAAGCAAGAGCAATCTTACCAAGATCTCGTCTTATGCCATTTGAATAAATTCCAACTATAACGCCATTTTGATCAATTTCATAATTTTCCATATATCCCATGCCATATCCATCTTGAATAATAGCCTTTGTGCTACTAGAATCAGCAAACTGAGTTATTGAATCGGTGTAGCTTCCAACTGTTCCCAATTTCAAATTTACAGTTTGTTGCTCACCAACTTCACCTACATTTGCGCCCAAAACATTAAATGTTATAGGAATTTGAAGAATATCTCCTTTTTGACCTGGTTGACCATTTAAAGACGCCAATGCTCCTTCATTGTCAAACCCAAGTGTAAAATTTGAATTTTGCTCACCATTTATTAACACTGTTGCATTCCATAAATTAGGAGTATTTAAATCTTTTACAACCCTAAGTTCAAGAACACTAACATTTCCAAAACTATCATACAATGACTTATTAACAACCCAAGTTCCACGCGCAATATCTGCAGGACTTGCGCCTTCTTGAATTAAGGGCAATCTCTTATCAAGATTACAGGCAAAAGTAACGTTTTTAGTAGCTTTTGCCCCCTCTTTATCTCCAATCGGAATAATCAAATCCTCAATATCAGAGGCTGTATTAATAACCTTTTCACCTTCTAAATCTCTTGCCATCCAGCCTTGAATTCGCATTCCATTTGCAGGGTTTACAAGATGTCGATCAGAGTCCACATCAAAAGCACCGGCTCTTGTATAAAACAAATTTTTACCTTCTTTTAAAATAAAAAATCCATTGCCACTAACCCCAAGATCAGATACTTTTTGAGTACTTTGAAAAGCTCCTTGGGTGTGAATAGTATCAATTGATGCAACATTCATGCCTAATCCAACTTGCTTAGGATTAGTCCCACCACGAGCATCAGTAGGGCGAGAAGCTCCAGAAATAGACTGCGATATCATATCCTGAAAATTTACTCTTCCCTTTTTAAAACCAATTGTATTTACATTTGCAATATTGTTACCAACAACATCCATTCTTGTTTGATGATTCTGAAGACCAGAAACACCAGAATATAAAGACCTCATCATATAATTACTCCTCCAAACCTACCGATAATATGTTTTTATACACATAATAATTACCATTAACCATAACTTGAGGTATTGCGCCTGTCTTAATGTTTGTGACACGACCTTCAACAATCTCCCCATCACCATGCTGAAATTTAATTACTTTACCTAATAAATCCAAATCTTTTCTTATTCCTAAAGAAGATGAAAGTTGTTCAAATGATTTACTCATATTAGTCATTTGCTCAAGAGCCGAAAATTGCGCCATTTGAGCAATAAATTCTTTATCCTTCATTGGATTTGTAGGGTCTTGATACCTAAGCTGAGTAATGAGCAATTTTAAAAAATCATCTTTGCCAAGATTAACCTTATTAGATATATTATCAACATTAAAATCTGTTTTTTTTTTAACTTTGCTACTAATATTTAAATTAGAAACATTTTCAACACCGTTCATTTTATTCATTTAACTCCACCCTCTAAATAATTAAATTAACATTTTTATCTACATCATAAGAAAATTCAACTTCTTCTTCAATTTGAAAAAATTTACTATAACCAAAATAGGAATTTTGATCCTTAGAGTCATCTTTAAAATCTTTAGAAAAAGAATTTAAATTCTCACCCGCAAGAAAAAGATTTAAGCTAGCATTAAAACCACTCTCACCAAGCATTTTATTTAATGAATGCATATTTTGATCAAAAAGCATTTTAACATTTTGATTATCCACTACGATCTTTCCCAATAAATTATTATTTGAATCAAGGTTTAAATTAATTCGTATACTACCAAGCTCTTTGGGCTTTAAAACCAACTTAATCTCTCCTGTATTATTCGATTTTAACACAACTTTAGCTTTATCCACAATATTTTTATTAATCTTAAGATTCCATTCTGGCTTTAAACTGCTGACAAAATCAAAACTATCAACCTCTTTAGAGTTTTTTATGTTATAATTAGCAAATTCTTCAACAAAGCCTTTTAAAGAATCGTTTGATATTTCTTTAACTTTATACCTATCAACAAAATTTTGACCATCAATTGCATTTAAGCTAAACTTTGAAAAAACAAAATCATTATGATCACCATTATTCTTTTTAAAATTTTTCACATCAATGTTAATAACATTCTTTTCTTCCTTTTTATCATTCAAGCTTATATGATTATAATAATCATCAATCAAAGCAGTTAAAAAATCAAACCCCAAAAAAGAACTCAAATCATTAAAAGCCAAACAAAGTCTTTCGATTTTTTCAAAAAATTTTTCTTTGCCTAAAAAATCAAAATTAGATGATAAACTTTCTTTAATGCTATTTAAACCTTCAAAATCTAAAAAAACACTCATTCTAGCAATCAAGGATTTCAAATCGGAAACAAAAGCCTCATTTTCAAGTTTTTTTATAAAAAAGGATTTATTTAAAGGTGATTTTTTTAAATTTTTAGCAATAAGTCCATTATCTTTAAAAAAATTAAAAAAATCAAATATCATAAATTTTGCCTTAGCTAATTTTTTAGATTCAGAAGACATAATATTTAAAAAAGAAATCGAATTCTCTCTAGATTCCACTTTAGAAACATTTAAATTTAATCCTTTAATTGCATTCAAAAGATTTAATTTGTTACCATAAGCTTTACTTAAATTTAATAAACTACTCATATAAACACTACTCCAATGAACTAACAGACATTTTTCTAATCAATATAGCAGCTTTTTTAGAATCCATAAGAGATAACCAATAAGGAACAATTGATAGACGGCCTTCTTTTTTAGAAAGCTCTTCAATTTTCCGCATATAAGATATTGCAAGCTCAGGATTTAAATCCTCAAGCCGCTTAACAGCATCCTCTGGTGGCATATTCATTAAATATACAGCTGTTTGCAAAATATTTGCTTCCTCATCATTATATTTATTTATAATGTCATCTATTACCTTTTGTTTTAAATCGAGATCTTTCTGTTTTTGCTTAAGCTCAAATTCAAGCTTATTTAAGCTGTCTTCTTTTAACTTTAGATCTTCTTTAAGCTTTTCAATCTGCTGATTCTTAATATCAATAGCTTCTCTTTCCTTCACAAGTCTAGCCTCATCAAGAATTATATTAGAATTATGATCAAAGACTAGAGAAGTTTCTCCTAAAAACTTAGTTCTTACAAACTCAGGAAAATATCTTTTAGTATTATACATTCCAATAAAATCAATAAAGAATAATACAAATAAAAATAAAATAACAATTAAAAATAACAAAAAAAATGCCCTAAAAAAAAACGATAAAAAACTATTCACTTTCATTCCTCAAATTTTGGCAAACTTTATAATTTACATGCTCATCTAGCAGCAAGCTTTCTTTTTTTTCTCTATTTTTAATTATAGAATTATTTAAAGTTTTTATTAATGTTTTAATCTTTTTTTCTTCCCGATATTTATCCACATAAATATCATAACACTCGTTATAATGCTTTCTAAGCTCTTCAAGAATTTTAAAATTTTGAGTTTTTTTATAATTTAAACAGTCCATATAACCTCTTATGTAAAGATTATCAAAACTATTCAAGTTTTTTAAAAGATTAGGAATTCCATCTGAAAATTGATTTATTTTTGAAATTTTTTTATTTATACTCATTAAGTCTCTCTCGCTTAGCTTTCGAAAGTGAGTTCTAATCGTTAATATTCTATTA
Above is a genomic segment from Borreliella mayonii containing:
- the motB gene encoding flagellar motor protein MotB, yielding MALRIKKPSKCDEGSPDYMLTYGDMVTLLLVFFVTMFSLNDIIFQENVIRIMSASFTGAGFFKGGKTLDFSKLSYLSNSFMSLPSTVRNKQASQTAKNKSMIEFIEKIQSKNIIVRQEERGIVISLAADAFFDSASADVKLEENRDSIQKIASFIGALSSRGYNFKIEGHTDNIDTDVNGPWKSNWDLSVARSVNMLEHILNYLDQSNVKSIENKFEVSGFGGSRPIATDDTPEGRAYNRRIDILITTDASLSFPKEIKQ
- a CDS encoding motility protein A yields the protein MNLASIIGWGVGFGAILISMAFTPTGLGVFWDLSSVFITVVGSFSALMASSEVVAVKKIPTYLGFFFRRNSYAKISIIKILVELSEKARKEGLLSLDDELEQINDPFFKSGMRLVVDGADPEVIRTMLYLELDQMQERHKVGSDLFKTWAKLAPAFGMTGTLIGLVALLGNLEDKSALGSSMAVALITTLYGTIMANLMFTPVQLKLEKIDSEEAAAKTMIIEGVLSIQSGDNPRILEQKLMTFLTPKDRSQLSSSIGGE
- a CDS encoding flagellar FlbD family protein, which encodes MIFVTKLNGDGYYLNPYHIESIEANPDTTILLMNGKKLIVKEKVEEVVNRIKLYRKEVASFEKILGEGNGSVEL
- the flgE gene encoding flagellar hook protein FlgE; the encoded protein is MMRSLYSGVSGLQNHQTRMDVVGNNIANVNTIGFKKGRVNFQDMISQSISGASRPTDARGGTNPKQVGLGMNVASIDTIHTQGAFQSTQKVSDLGVSGNGFFILKEGKNLFYTRAGAFDVDSDRHLVNPANGMRIQGWMARDLEGEKVINTASDIEDLIIPIGDKEGAKATKNVTFACNLDKRLPLIQEGASPADIARGTWVVNKSLYDSFGNVSVLELRVVKDLNTPNLWNATVLINGEQNSNFTLGFDNEGALASLNGQPGQKGDILQIPITFNVLGANVGEVGEQQTVNLKLGTVGSYTDSITQFADSSSTKAIIQDGYGMGYMENYEIDQNGVIVGIYSNGIRRDLGKIALASFMNPGGLAKSGDTNFVETSNSGQVRIGETGLAGLGDIRSGVLEMANVDLAEQFTDMIVTQRGFQANAKTITTSDQLLQELVRLKN
- the flgD gene encoding flagellar hook assembly protein FlgD, which encodes MNKMNGVENVSNLNISSKVKKKTDFNVDNISNKVNLGKDDFLKLLITQLRYQDPTNPMKDKEFIAQMAQFSALEQMTNMSKSFEQLSSSLGIRKDLDLLGKVIKFQHGDGEIVEGRVTNIKTGAIPQVMVNGNYYVYKNILSVGLEE
- a CDS encoding flagellar hook-length control protein FliK, with protein sequence MSSLLNLSKAYGNKLNLLNAIKGLNLNVSKVESRENSISFLNIMSSESKKLAKAKFMIFDFFNFFKDNGLIAKNLKKSPLNKSFFIKKLENEAFVSDLKSLIARMSVFLDFEGLNSIKESLSSNFDFLGKEKFFEKIERLCLAFNDLSSFLGFDFLTALIDDYYNHISLNDKKEEKNVINIDVKNFKKNNGDHNDFVFSKFSLNAIDGQNFVDRYKVKEISNDSLKGFVEEFANYNIKNSKEVDSFDFVSSLKPEWNLKINKNIVDKAKVVLKSNNTGEIKLVLKPKELGSIRINLNLDSNNNLLGKIVVDNQNVKMLFDQNMHSLNKMLGESGFNASLNLFLAGENLNSFSKDFKDDSKDQNSYFGYSKFFQIEEEVEFSYDVDKNVNLII
- a CDS encoding periplasmic-type flagellar collar protein FlbB — protein: MNSFLSFFFRAFFLLFLIVILFLFVLFFIDFIGMYNTKRYFPEFVRTKFLGETSLVFDHNSNIILDEARLVKEREAIDIKNQQIEKLKEDLKLKEDSLNKLEFELKQKQKDLDLKQKVIDDIINKYNDEEANILQTAVYLMNMPPEDAVKRLEDLNPELAISYMRKIEELSKKEGRLSIVPYWLSLMDSKKAAILIRKMSVSSLE
- a CDS encoding flagellar FliJ family protein, coding for MNDLNFRKQKLNRILTIRTHFRKLSERDLMSINKKISKINQFSDGIPNLLKNLNSFDNLYIRGYMDCLNYKKTQNFKILEELRKHYNECYDIYVDKYREEKKIKTLIKTLNNSIIKNREKKESLLLDEHVNYKVCQNLRNESE